Genomic segment of Gloeocapsa sp. PCC 7428:
TCGCAAATATGATGATATTGATGCTGCTCCTGAAGAAAAGGCTCGCGGTATCACCATCAATACAGCGCACGTGGAGTATGAGACAGAAAAACGGCACTATGCTCACGTAGACTGCCCAGGACACGCTGACTATGTGAAAAACATGATCACTGGCGCAGCGCAAATGGATGGAGCTATCCTCGTTGTATCTGCTGCTGATGGTCCAATGCCTCAAACTCGCGAACACATTTTGTTAGCGAAACAAGTAGGGGTTCCGAATATCGTTGTCTTCTTAAACAAGAAAGACATGGTAGATGATGAAGAACTTCTAGAACTTGTAGAACTAGAAGTACGCGAGCTTCTTAGCTCATACGACTTCCCTGGCGATGATATCCCCATCGTTGCAGGCAGCGCCTTGTTAGCACTCGAAGCAATGACAGGGAATCCCTCTACACAAAGAGGTGATAACGAATGGGTTGACAAAATCTATGAGTTAATGGATGCAGTCGATGCTTACATCCCGACACCAGAGCGTGACGTGGATAAGCCCTTCTTGATGGCAGTAGAAGACGTGTTCTCGATTTCTGGTCGGGGTACTGTAGCTACCGGTAGAATCGAGCGCGGTAAAATCAAGGTAGGCGAAACCGTAGAGTTAGTAGGTATCAAAAATACTCGTAGCACTACAGTTACTGGTGTAGAGATGTTCC
This window contains:
- the tuf gene encoding elongation factor Tu, which encodes MARAKFERTKPHVNIGTIGHVDHGKTTLTAAITMTLAALGQAKARKYDDIDAAPEEKARGITINTAHVEYETEKRHYAHVDCPGHADYVKNMITGAAQMDGAILVVSAADGPMPQTREHILLAKQVGVPNIVVFLNKKDMVDDEELLELVELEVRELLSSYDFPGDDIPIVAGSALLALEAMTGNPSTQRGDNEWVDKIYELMDAVDAYIPTPERDVDKPFLMAVEDVFSISGRGTVATGRIERGKIKVGETVELVGIKNTRSTTVTGVEMFQKTLDEGMAGDNVGVLLRGLKKEEIERGMVLAKPGSITPHTEFESEVYVLTDKEGGRKTPFFSGYRPQFYVRTTDVTGTIKAFTSDDGSEAEMVMPGDRVKMTVELISPIAIEQGMRFAIREGGRTIGAGVVSKIVK